AACTCGTCAATTTCCCAAAGGTTCTTATCAAGATTATTTATGTAAATATTTAAAACATCTTTCCAACAAGTTGTGCTAAATCTATCAGAAAATTCTTTTGTAGCTAAAAGTGTGTTTTCAAAATCGGTTATGTTCCCATAATAGTTGTAATCCGTATATTTTAATGTATCTGTAGTAATGCCATAATAGTTAGAACATTCTGTCCAAAACCGATTTTTACTTATAAATTTTATAGGATAAGGTGTTAAAGATTTTGATGGTTCTTCTATTTTGTCCCAATTGATTAATCCATTTTCTTCTCTGATTCCTAAAAATATTTTAGCATCTGCTTTATTTCCTTTTTGAGGAATTTGCAATCTTATAGATTTTCCATTTGCTATTTTTAATTCATTCCCGTTTTCATCATTTGCCGACAAAAAAACCATTCCTAACGATTCAAGAATTTTATCGTTATGCATAGTTTGCAAATTAGAAGCGATAAAGTCCGATTTAGTGAAATTTTCTTTAATTTCTATAAAAACGTTTTTAGAAATACCATTACCATTTTGGTCAACAATTGAATTTTCTGGAATAAGTAGAATTGTTCCACTTTTTCCAACTAGCGTATTCGGTTGAGATGGATTAATTTCAAATACTTGACCTTTATTGATGGATTCTAAAGCACTTATTAATTCAGTCGGAAGGTTCCCGAATTCTTGATTTATTTCTTTTTCCTTTGCACAGCTTAAGACTGTGCAAGCCATCAATAAGAAAAGAATTTTATTCATGTGTTCGGGTGTTTGTTTATATGGTAGCTAACGGTTTCGGCTATGAGTAGTTGCGTGGTTTAGCACTTAAATTTGCAAGTACACACCAAGTTGGAAATTCCGCAGGAATTTCCAAAGTAGGCGAGAAAAAGCAATTACTTATAGCCATTGTTGGGCACAGTATTTATTTTACATTTTTCTATTTTATTATCTCTTATTGAGTCAAATTTTCGCTCGTACTTAAAATTAAATCTTTCTGTTAAATCACTATAAGTCGAAACGTAAAATTCGTTAAAAGTGTAAAGGTCATCTTCGTTAGAAACCTCTCCATTTTCATCTATCATTTTTCCCATACTTCCAGTTCTTCCCCAATGAAAAACTCCAAGTTTGTCTCTTGGTGGTTCGTTAGGATTTTTCTCCAAAGTCCATTCCTCATTAAAGTCTCGAACATCCATTTTTGGCAATTCAGTTCGTTTACCATTTTGGTCAACCAAATAGTATTTATGGTCGATAAAACCATATTTTTGTTCCTTGTCAAGAATTAGTATTCCGTCATTCGGTATTTTGTAAACTAATCCTTCTTCGGTTTTTTCCAATTCTATTCCGCAATCTTTTTTATATATGATATTTACTCGTCCACGATAATTTTCAGGGATTAAAAAAACTTCTGGTCCAACAGTATTTATTCCTCTCCATATTGGCCAAAAGGCTACTATTCCAATAATAAAAATTCCGATTGGAATTAGTCTTTGTTTCCAAGTCTTTTTTAAAGAGACCAAAACCAGAATAACTCCTATTACAAAAACTGGCAGTCCGATTATTGCAAAGAACGCAGCGAAAGTCAATCCAAATGCTCCTATTGCGAGTAAAATCAGTCCGCTGTAATATAGAATGTTACTTGTCTTATCGGTCATTTTCATATTGTGCCCAACGGTTTTGTGTATGATTAGTGGCGTGTTTAAGCACCTAATTTAGCAAATAATTACCGAATAGAAAATCCGCGAGGATTTTCGTAAGTAGGCGAGAACTAGCAATTAATTATACACGTTGTTGTAGGTAGTTTTTTTACAGTTATTCTTTAATAATTCAATTCCTCTTTTCTGTCCTAGTTCAGATAATTCATTCCAATCTTTACAGGCTAATTCCAGTTTTCCATTTTCAAAGAAAATAGCAGCTCTGTTATAAAGTGCATCTATGTTTTTTGGGTCTAACTCATAACTTTTGGTGAAGTTTTTTATAGAATTCTCATAATCTTTATTCTGATAAGAGATTATTCCTTTATTAAAATATTTTCCAGCTTCTTGAATTATTCTTGTGTCTCCACCATAAAAATTGTCTAACTGATAGAACGAATCAGTAAAATATTTCATTGAAATTCCACGAAATGTTTTGGTTTTTTCGTCTTTTAAAACAAATGATATTTCCAGCTTTTCAAGATGTTTGAATTTATTTAAATTCCAAAGTTTATACGATTTGTCAATTACTTTTTTAATTCTCTCAATTTTACTTGAGTCATTTGTGTTAGAGGAATTTATTAAGGTACTTATATTTTTATTTTTTAAATCAATTGTTATAATTCCTTTAGCTTTAAAGTTGCTGTGTTTTTTTTTGAAAGCTTTGTTCAGTTCAAGCATTAAACTCGATTTTAAAGTTGGTGTATAGAATTCATTTGCAACTTGATTTTTACTTTCTCCTTTTTCCTCTTTAATTTCATTGAATAATTTTTGTTCTCTAATAAAATAGAACCTCTTTAATTTGTCGTTTTCCATTCCGTTTATTCTTTCACAGATAATCAACGTGTCATTTTTTACTCTTTCTATTTCGTAACCAGAAGTTGAAGATGTTTTGATAAAATTTTGATTTAATGAGAATGGAAAACATACCTCATTTACTCTATGAGTTGGATTTCCATTAGTACACATTTTCAATTTTTTAAAAGTGTAATTAACGTAAGAAGAGTCAGTAAAGAATCGGTCAATTAAACTACTGCCATCTTTCATCTCAATCTTATATTTTATCCAATCTCCATTCAATTCCGAAATATTGACTTTTTGACAATACGATTTGATTGTAATTAGAAGGAATAATAAAAGTATGTTTTTCGTCATTTTTTTTAATTACCTACAACACATATATATGTCTGTGTTTTGTACTAAAATCTAATTTAGGAAAAATTATTATAAAGCAATGTGTTTCCTCATAAAAATTCATTTTACTTATCATTTATTTTGTATAACATTTTTTGTTATTTTAGTATAATAGTTATACAAAATACACGTATGGATTTTAATAAATATAGTTTTGTCCCAAGTAATCACCGAGGTGTTGCGGTTATACTCATTCAATTTCCACACTTACAGGAATTAAAGAAGGCATTAAAAGCAAAATTTCCCTCAGCTAAATGGAGTGCAACAAAAAAATCTTGGTATTTACCAGATATTCCTTCTGTCAGAATCGCCTTAAATATAAAATCAGTAGATACTGTTGTTAAGAAAGTAAAAAACATTCATCCAATAAATCAAGAAGCATACTTGAAGCTAAATCAGCAACTACAACTTAAAGATTATAGTAATAGTACCAAACGAATATATTTAGCCGAATTTAATCACCTTTTAAATCTTTTAGATGATTATGATGTTTCCGACTTAAATCCAAAGCGACTTAAGGACTACTTTCTCTATTGTATTAAGGTAGAAAAAATGGGTGAACGTAAACTTAATGGTAAGATTAATGCCATTAAATTTTATTTTGAACAAGTATTACATCGACCAAAGATGTTTTTTGATATTCCTAGACCTAAAAAACCGCTTACACTTCCTAAAATGTTAAGTAAATCCGAAGTTAAAAAGTTATTTGATGTGACAACTAACCTTAAGCACAGGATAGCACTTATGCTTTGTTATGGTATGGGATTACGTGTATCTGAAGTCGTACGTCTTAAGTTATACGATATAGATAGTAAGCGTATGGTTGTACATATCCGTGGTGGTAAAGGAAAAAAAGACCGCTATGTTCCTTTACCAGCGACTATTTTACCAAATCTTAGAGAATACTATCTAACTTACAAGCCAA
This DNA window, taken from Winogradskyella sp. PC-19, encodes the following:
- a CDS encoding DUF6843 domain-containing protein translates to MTDKTSNILYYSGLILLAIGAFGLTFAAFFAIIGLPVFVIGVILVLVSLKKTWKQRLIPIGIFIIGIVAFWPIWRGINTVGPEVFLIPENYRGRVNIIYKKDCGIELEKTEEGLVYKIPNDGILILDKEQKYGFIDHKYYLVDQNGKRTELPKMDVRDFNEEWTLEKNPNEPPRDKLGVFHWGRTGSMGKMIDENGEVSNEDDLYTFNEFYVSTYSDLTERFNFKYERKFDSIRDNKIEKCKINTVPNNGYK
- a CDS encoding tetratricopeptide repeat protein — encoded protein: MTKNILLLFLLITIKSYCQKVNISELNGDWIKYKIEMKDGSSLIDRFFTDSSYVNYTFKKLKMCTNGNPTHRVNEVCFPFSLNQNFIKTSSTSGYEIERVKNDTLIICERINGMENDKLKRFYFIREQKLFNEIKEEKGESKNQVANEFYTPTLKSSLMLELNKAFKKKHSNFKAKGIITIDLKNKNISTLINSSNTNDSSKIERIKKVIDKSYKLWNLNKFKHLEKLEISFVLKDEKTKTFRGISMKYFTDSFYQLDNFYGGDTRIIQEAGKYFNKGIISYQNKDYENSIKNFTKSYELDPKNIDALYNRAAIFFENGKLELACKDWNELSELGQKRGIELLKNNCKKTTYNNVYN
- a CDS encoding tyrosine-type recombinase/integrase; protein product: MDFNKYSFVPSNHRGVAVILIQFPHLQELKKALKAKFPSAKWSATKKSWYLPDIPSVRIALNIKSVDTVVKKVKNIHPINQEAYLKLNQQLQLKDYSNSTKRIYLAEFNHLLNLLDDYDVSDLNPKRLKDYFLYCIKVEKMGERKLNGKINAIKFYFEQVLHRPKMFFDIPRPKKPLTLPKMLSKSEVKKLFDVTTNLKHRIALMLCYGMGLRVSEVVRLKLYDIDSKRMVVHIRGGKGKKDRYVPLPATILPNLREYYLTYKPKEFLFEGQYGGAYARSSLQQVFKKAMKKANIKKNIGIHGLRHSYATHLLESGADMRFIQELLGHNSIKTTQVYTKVTPRSISKIKSPLDSL